ATTGTTAAAATAAGTATGTAATACGAATAAAAAGTCAATAGAATTTATTTATTGTACTTAATTGCTAGTTGATGACACATTAGAACAAGTCAATCCTTTTGACTATACAATGCGTTTGTGCTGGTATGATCGAGATCTCTTCATCCTTAATTAAAAGTATTGAATTCGCTAGAATAATCTTGTTGAGGGCGTCTTCCCCAGAAATGAGTGCGCATCAAAATTTAGTTAGCGATACTCGATAGCGAAGACtaggtgaaaaaaaaaaagaagtcaatCCATTAGTACTTGCTAAATCTTGACTAGTACTCCTATAAACAGAGTTGCTTCTGTAACATGTTCTTCCATACCACAAAGCAATTCTAAGATTTCTCAATCATTTGATTCCAAGCACAATATCTGTTAGTAACATTTTTCTCCCTAAACTttattatacattttttctACTACAATATATTGAGCATCACTCTACAAGAAGTTAgcaattttgcattttaaaaaattcaagacTCTGTCGCTCTGTTGATTGTGCACACAATTTGTGACTCAAGTATGACCACAACTACTTCAGAAGAAATTGTGGGATTTGAGGATGAGACAACAGAGGTGATGCATCAACTTGTATGGGGTACGAAACATTTGGATGTAGTCGCGCTGTTGGAATGCCTGGAATAGGCAAGACAACTATGGCAAAGAGATTGTATACTCATAATGATATTACAAGTCGTTTTGAAGTATGCTCATGAAGTACTATTTCTCAAGTATATAATAAGAGAAAGACAAAGCTTGAATTATATTCAATTCTTGATTAATTTAAGATACTTGTCCATGAAGGGGAATTTTGAGGAAGATCCATCATGGTTAGCCAACCTCAACTACTTAAAAACATTGATACTCAGAGAATCGCGCAGATTAGATCTATCTTATGCAATATGGGGGTATGGTGAGCTTAAAACATTTGGAAGCTAGTGATTGGTAAATTATATGTACTGTGAGTGTTATGACTGGTAAACATTTAGAGTACTCTTTGAATAAACTCGAATCACTTAAATTTAAGGTCTATTTTCTAAAACATGGTGCAAAGCGACTTGAGATCAACTTTCCTAGGAACCTCAAGAAGTTGACCTTGTCATCATTTCGATTACAACTATAGGAAGATTAGAAAACTTGGAGGTGCTCAAGTTGAAGAAATGAAGCTAAGTTAGATGTTGTACTCTCCCAATTTACTAACTTTGGTATCTCAATTTGCAAGtcttaatattcttttgctaaaaTAATAGTGAATGTCGGTTGGAAATAAACTCTTCATCTTTGATCAAGTTTCAATCATTAAAATCCTTAATAAAGTTTTAATATCattaatatatgtaattttcaCCCTTTCTATCCGCAATTACCAACGATATATCATCACTTATCATCTCTGTCATCACAATCACCATCACTATTATCAACTATCATTATAATCGTCAACCACCAATCACCTCTATCGTCACAACTAGTACTGCTACTAATAATCACTACTATACTTACCACCTCCATCATTATAATTATGTCCAATGCCGCCGCCTAAGTCATCACTGCCACGTCCACCATCAGGCACTACGACTACTACCAACCACCTCCACCATTACAATTAGCACTGCCGTCAACTATCACAGACACATTTTCAACCACCACATATTCTTCAATCATCACAGTAAACACCACCAACTACTAACAACAATCAACTTAACCATCACAATCATCTCTATCAACCGCCATCATTACACCAACTATCTCCACCATTACAACTATCCCCACTAGTCATCACTATTACTAGTCTACAACACCAACTATTACTATCACCATTACTACAAATCATCTCCGCCATCACTgatgaatataaatattttaaaaatcaaataaccAACTTTGGTATTTCAATTTGCAATTGTTAATTTACGCTTGCTAAAGTAATAGTATTGTAAGTAAAAAAGAGTTAATGATCAAATacaccatctttctttttcacattttaactatcaattgttcttttttttttttatgaactatcattatttatgtattaaaacaCACTTCAACTATCTTGTGACTAGTAGGAATTCTTTTAAAGCTCATTTTGTAACATCAACACACTATAAAACTTGAATTATTTGGTtgcttgtaattattttttttccaaagtcTAATTTCCAAAAAGGAGCTATGAAGTTGGTAGTTGATATTCCAAAACAAgttgaaatttcattttcaaagGAATGTATTTGTGATAAAAATAACAGTCAATTGGACTTATTTATTGTTCTTGTATGTAATTGATGACATGCTAGAACAAAGTCAATCCTTTTTTAGAGGAAATTTACAAGAAGTGCATAGAAGTAAAAGTTGGAATAAATCTAAGACTTTATAATTCATTATCCCTttgcaatattttattttccctttccttttctttgctGTTAcgtattagtattattattctTCCACTTGTGTCCTAGTTTAAATAATAATGAAGGGTTGTATTTGAATGATTCAAATCTTaggtatttttatattttgtggataatttttatccatcattttatatataatcatTAGCTATCGTTAATAACCATCTCTGTCATCATAGTTACTACCATTATTACCATCATCAATCACATCTATCATCGCAATTATCATTGACAACTTTTATTGCTGCCAACTCTAATATCAATCGTTACCGCACCTACTATCTTCgtcattatataattatttgtccactttgaCACCACCACCATACAATGTTGTCATTGTCACATCCGTCATCACTATCATCCACTACCACAACTACAACCAATCTCTATTACCAGTCATTTCCACCACCAACTACTAACATCAATCAACTTGACCATCACAACCACCACTATATCAGTCATCATTACTCTAATCACCGTAACATCAACTACATCTTAAAACAACATCCAATCATTCAAACGCGCATTCAAATTCAGATctcttaattttaataaaaacaaacaatgccacaaatttattttaaccCCTTTTGTTGACCATCTACATTGTTTATAGTAATTGATCTTATACCATTGATTGTGATTAAACAAATCTATATTCAACTACgtactactaaaaaaaatttaatcaacaAAGTTATAACACGCTATTaatgtcaaaataaaaaattaatttacatgTACCTACTataactttttaataaaaagcatTCCTAAAATATAATCACCGGCCACAATATAAGTACATCCTTAAAATAAGTATGTAATACGAATATTTTTGTGAACAGAAAGCAacctcaatatttttttcaaaaaaagaagaagcaagttTCATCTTTTAGCTAACCACACGTTTTCTAAATATTTGTTACATATCAATATTAAAATctgttatattattttaataaatataatatttaaatagaaGCATCTTTTTTGGTTGTTACGTCGTTAATAATCTAAAGAATAAATCTTATATATTCTATAAACTGTAAAGCAAAGTAGAGTACACGGATAAACttaatataagaaataaaatataattaagtaataaataaattcaaaataagaaaaaaagaaaagaggagagtAATAATATGATCATACTAAATCAATAGTTACATAAAAGTATAAGATATTTTAGGTGAACGTTTGACCATGTTTTATTGGGAAATTGtaaaagtactttttattttcaaagtgaAATACTATGTGAAAATAGAAGTTGTGTTCAGTCAAAATACTAATgagagaaatattaaaaaataccCCTAAACTCGATATAAATAGGAGTGTTTTTAACATATCTTTCgcctttttattaagagtcatGTACCCCTACAAAATTTTGAGACCACTAGCTATGTTATATGACAACTCGAAGGTGTATCTAAATGTAGTCAAGTAGATGAGTGTTTTTAAGACCGTCAATAGTTCAGGAACACAAACAATTCACGCCAAGTTTAtggtgttttcaatacttctctcaacacaaattaaagttattttagACTTTTTATGAGTGATTTAgagtgaaaaaaatgaaaacacatttttatttgttttttaaattgttgaaaattgcATTTACGTTTCTGACTTTTATTTCTTAATGACTCGAACTCAtgaatttaaacctttttatcTCCCTTCAAGCTTTTACCTTTTTGACTTTTATTTCTTAATGACTCGAACTCACAATTGTaaatcttattattttaataaaaatacttaTCATCCGAGCAATTTCGTGTAGTCACAAAATAACTCCATACTAcactatcaaaataaatactcGGTTTtgtactactatatatataatatgaataatTATAAGGTAACAATCATTCAAACAAAGCCATTAGAAATCTAATGGCACTTGCTTAAAACATCATCTTCTTTGTTAGCCTCACTTTCCGTTTTCATTCACCGGCAACACCGCCGTCCACCGCCGTGTTTCATCCTTCCTCACTTTCCATTTTAAACATCCTTCAGGGTTCAGCTCACTAAAAGCTCattttttttgctataattTTCACATCTGAATTCTGTTTCAACCGATTATCATCTGTTTGAGCAAAGTTAGCTTTTCCTTGAAAAGACTGAGATATATGGCTACTGTTAACGAAATTGCATCTCTTACCTATCTGGGATTAAGTAAAGTTGTTTTTCCTAAACGGTGTGGTTTGGGTAACCCTCAAACTTGGCTGAAATGGAGGAGTAGCTGGGTTTTGGGTGGGGTGGGTTGTAGTAGTCGAAGCCCTAGTTTTGTTAATCCAAGGAGGAATGGGTTTAAGTTGTTTAATTCGGTTGAATTGGGTAGTTTTGTGACGAGTGATGATGAGGAGAAGAATGAGATGAGTGATTGTTTTTTCGAGGCGATTGAGGAACTAGAAAGAATGACGAGAGAGCCATCAGATGTACTTGAGGAAATGAATGAGAGGTTATCTGATAGAGAATTGCAGTTGGTGTTAGTGTATTTTGCGCAGGAAGGGAGGGATTCGTGGTGTGCGTTGGAGGTGTTTGAGTGGTTAAGGAAAGAGAATAGAGTCGATAAGGAGACGATGGAGCTTATGGTTTCGATAATGTGTGGATGGGTGCAGAAGTTGATTGGGTCTAAGAGTGAAGCAGGAGATGTAGTGGACTTGTTGGTTGATATGGACTGTGTAGGATTGAACCCGAGTTTTAGTATGGTTGAAAAGGTTATATCTTTGTATTGGGACGCGGGTGAGAGGGAGGGAGCTGTGTCGTTCGTGAAGGAGGTGTTGAGGAGGCAGATTGCTTACTCAGATGGTAATGTAGATGGGCATAAGGCTGGTCCTGCTGGTTATCTTGCTTGGAAGATGATGGTAATCTTTATATACTCATTGAATTTTATGCTATGTACTccttccgtttcaatttgtttgtcgtTTTGACTTAACACatagtttaagaaagtaaatattgaatcttgtggtcttaaactaaagataggTAGAATTTGGTTACCTTGCCTGGAAAATGATGGTAATCCTTGTATACTCGTCGAGTTTTGCCTGGAAAATGATGGTAATCCTTGTATACTCGTGGAGTTTAACGCTTAGTACTCCACTTGTTAGCTGTAAATATTTGGTGTATTTCTCCCATTAAAAAGGTGATGTCACCGAGTATTGTTTTCTCTCCCCAGCTTTGAGTAATATGGTATTGGATTGAAGCaaatacccccccccccccccaccccacaGTGATGTTAGGACAATTGTGTATGTATTCTATTTTCCCATCCTTATTGTGAGAAACATGTGTGCCTCATTGTGCCACTTGAATATGATTACTTGTAGAATGTTTATAGATGGTTTGTTGGCGAAATATTTAGTCGGTCTGGTTGGATAGGTTGTGGCAACCAAATTCACAAACTATGATTGCCAAATAAAGTTAGACAATTAACCTTGATAAGGAAACTCTTTGCTATGGCATCTAGGATCACTTCACCATGAATTTATCGCTGCAAACTCTCTCTGTCCTCCGGTTAAACTGCTCTGTACTTTGGTTTTGAGAAAGTGATATGGTCCAATGTTTTGTTATATAGTAGAAAGAAAGGGGGTGAATACCAAGTAGAGAGGAAAAAGGTCTGGTAGTAACTTCTTCATGTTTTATATAACCTTATCAAAAAAATGTAGTTGTATGTATGTAATTTTCCTGCTTCTAGGATTTGGTTTGCAAAATTATATCCATGTCTCAAAGCTTTATGTTTCTGTCAGGAGGTGGGTAATTACAAGGATGCGGTCAAACTAGTTATTGACATTCGAGATTCTGGGTTAAAGCCAGAGTTATACAGCTATTTAATTGCAATGACAGCTGTGGTAAAAGAGCTGAATGAATTTGGGAAAGCTCTACGCAAATTAAAAGGTTTTGCCAGAACTGGTCTTGTTGCTGAGCTTGATTTAGAAAATCTTAGGCTCATTGAAGAATATCAAGCAGATCTATTGGCTGAGGGTGTACAAATGTCTGATTGGTTGATTCAAGAGGGTGGCCCTTCTCTTTTTGGGGTGGTTCATGAGAGGCTTCTTGCAATGTATGTCTGTGCTGGCCGCGGAATAGAAGCTGAGAGACATTTGTGGCAAATGAAGTTGTCTGGCAAGGAAGTCACCGGAGATCTTCAAGACATTGTCTTAGCAATATGTGCTTCCCAAAAGGAGCTAGGCCCCATCTCAAGGCTGCTTACCGGGATGGAGGCTTCAAGCTCGttacagaaaaagaaaacattgtCATGGCTGTTAAGAGGTTACATTAAAGGCGGACACTTAGA
The DNA window shown above is from Solanum stenotomum isolate F172 chromosome 6, ASM1918654v1, whole genome shotgun sequence and carries:
- the LOC125867749 gene encoding pentatricopeptide repeat-containing protein At2g30100, chloroplastic, coding for MATVNEIASLTYLGLSKVVFPKRCGLGNPQTWLKWRSSWVLGGVGCSSRSPSFVNPRRNGFKLFNSVELGSFVTSDDEEKNEMSDCFFEAIEELERMTREPSDVLEEMNERLSDRELQLVLVYFAQEGRDSWCALEVFEWLRKENRVDKETMELMVSIMCGWVQKLIGSKSEAGDVVDLLVDMDCVGLNPSFSMVEKVISLYWDAGEREGAVSFVKEVLRRQIAYSDGNVDGHKAGPAGYLAWKMMEVGNYKDAVKLVIDIRDSGLKPELYSYLIAMTAVVKELNEFGKALRKLKGFARTGLVAELDLENLRLIEEYQADLLAEGVQMSDWLIQEGGPSLFGVVHERLLAMYVCAGRGIEAERHLWQMKLSGKEVTGDLQDIVLAICASQKELGPISRLLTGMEASSSLQKKKTLSWLLRGYIKGGHLENAAETVIKMLDLGLYPDFLDRAAVLQRLRRRIQQSGSLETYLNLCKHLSDASLIGPCLVYLYIKKYRLWIIRTL